One segment of Oscillospiraceae bacterium MB08-C2-2 DNA contains the following:
- a CDS encoding DeoR/GlpR family DNA-binding transcription regulator, whose protein sequence is MLAEERKNKILELISEKKIVKVTELSTLLKATEATVRRDLEDLQAQNKVHRVHGGATSVNPTSRMIRQQDLLDLCTEEKKRIARKAYDYVQDNDAIFMDSSTTVLELARLIAAGGRSRLTVITNSFVIVSLFADTPDIRVLHTGGQIVYALQAALGVVAENMIRGVKVEKCFLGTNGIDPSYGYSSPTFEEASIKRCMMHSSKQTFVLSDHTKFDEFYMCKFADFVGEVDYLITDALPKEPSLALYRTSVNLVLA, encoded by the coding sequence ATGCTGGCTGAAGAAAGAAAAAACAAAATTCTGGAGCTGATCAGCGAAAAAAAGATCGTCAAGGTCACCGAGCTGAGCACCCTGCTCAAGGCCACCGAGGCCACTGTTCGCCGTGATCTGGAGGATTTACAGGCACAAAACAAAGTGCATCGGGTGCACGGCGGCGCCACCTCTGTGAATCCCACCAGCCGTATGATCCGGCAGCAAGATCTCCTCGACCTTTGCACAGAGGAAAAAAAGCGCATCGCCCGAAAAGCCTATGATTATGTTCAGGATAACGACGCTATTTTTATGGATAGCTCCACTACGGTGCTGGAGCTGGCAAGGCTGATTGCCGCAGGTGGCCGCAGCAGGCTCACTGTGATCACCAATTCCTTTGTGATTGTTTCCCTTTTCGCCGATACACCGGATATCCGGGTGCTCCATACAGGCGGGCAGATTGTGTATGCCTTGCAGGCCGCTCTGGGCGTAGTGGCGGAAAATATGATCCGAGGGGTCAAGGTGGAAAAATGCTTTTTAGGCACCAACGGCATTGATCCCTCCTATGGCTATTCCTCCCCTACCTTTGAGGAGGCCTCCATTAAGCGGTGCATGATGCATTCCTCTAAGCAAACCTTTGTGCTTTCGGATCACACCAAATTTGACGAGTTCTATATGTGCAAGTTTGCCGATTTTGTGGGAGAAGTGGATTATCTCATCACCGATGCCCTGCCCAAGGAGCCGAGCCTTGCCCTTTATCGAACCAGCGTCAACCTTGTTTTGGCCTAG
- the dhaK gene encoding dihydroxyacetone kinase subunit DhaK — MKKILNALDRTVLEMCAGLALANTELHADFKYKFLRKKNIDRSKVSLLSGGGSGHEPAHAGYIGTGMLDVAVCGDVFASPSQIQVYQAIKDSAGDKGVLLIIKNYSGDIMNFQSAAFLAEMDGIEVNYIKVDDDIAVEDSLYTVGRRGVAGTVLVHKLAGAAAQAGLSLAEVKRVAQKTADHVRSLGFAFSSCTVPAKGSPTLTIADDEMEYGVGIHGEPGIRREPVASADQLAQRMVSALLADMKLDVGKPHEIALLVNGFGATPLMELYVFNNSVMGQLAEKGIRVYRTFVGNYMTSLDMEGASLSFLVLDDELKGYLDAKSTAPGFPVDGPAASPVYIPLSHENEDHPVSYKADTSKGGDTIQGEGLSLENVTFLVDKMSEIIIENEVPFCDLDSHAGDGDFGMSVAKGFRQLKREWSGILAGSKTIGEFLDACSVVIMEHCGGASGPIWGFAFKYAAKAAGETTSLTLPAFADIMQAAVEGVQTTGKRSFGRGAVVGDKTLIDALVPCADAWSEAARKGDSLMETFKNAAQAAVQGADKTKEIVARMGRAGTVGERSLGYPDAGAHALGVIFTQIGEALR; from the coding sequence ATGAAGAAAATACTCAATGCCTTAGACAGAACCGTTTTGGAAATGTGTGCCGGGCTGGCACTGGCCAATACCGAGCTGCACGCCGATTTCAAGTACAAATTCCTACGGAAGAAAAATATCGACCGCAGCAAGGTCAGCCTGCTCAGCGGCGGCGGAAGCGGCCATGAACCCGCCCACGCCGGATACATAGGCACCGGTATGCTGGATGTGGCTGTCTGCGGTGATGTTTTTGCCTCTCCCTCTCAAATTCAGGTTTATCAGGCCATCAAGGACAGTGCCGGTGACAAGGGCGTTCTGCTGATTATCAAAAACTACAGCGGCGATATCATGAACTTCCAGAGCGCCGCCTTTTTAGCTGAAATGGATGGCATTGAGGTCAATTATATCAAGGTCGACGATGATATCGCCGTGGAGGATAGTCTTTATACCGTAGGCCGCCGGGGCGTGGCCGGAACGGTTTTGGTGCATAAGCTGGCCGGAGCCGCTGCACAGGCCGGGCTTTCCCTTGCAGAAGTCAAGCGAGTGGCACAAAAGACCGCCGATCATGTCCGCAGCCTCGGTTTTGCCTTCTCCTCCTGCACAGTGCCGGCCAAAGGCAGCCCCACTCTCACCATCGCCGATGATGAAATGGAATACGGTGTGGGTATTCACGGTGAGCCGGGTATCCGCCGGGAGCCTGTTGCCTCCGCAGACCAGCTGGCTCAGCGCATGGTATCGGCTCTGCTGGCCGATATGAAGCTGGATGTCGGCAAGCCCCACGAGATCGCTCTTCTGGTCAACGGCTTCGGCGCCACTCCTCTCATGGAGCTGTATGTTTTCAACAACTCGGTTATGGGCCAGCTGGCGGAAAAAGGCATTAGGGTTTACCGCACCTTTGTGGGCAATTATATGACCAGCTTGGATATGGAGGGGGCTTCCCTTTCCTTCCTTGTTCTGGATGATGAGCTGAAGGGCTATCTGGATGCCAAATCCACTGCCCCCGGCTTCCCGGTGGATGGCCCCGCCGCTTCCCCTGTTTATATCCCTCTGAGCCACGAAAATGAGGATCATCCCGTTTCCTACAAAGCCGATACCTCCAAGGGCGGAGACACCATTCAGGGCGAAGGGCTTTCGCTGGAGAACGTGACTTTCCTTGTGGATAAAATGAGCGAAATCATCATTGAAAATGAGGTTCCCTTCTGCGATCTGGATTCTCATGCGGGTGACGGTGACTTCGGCATGAGCGTAGCCAAGGGCTTCCGGCAGCTCAAACGGGAGTGGAGCGGTATTTTGGCCGGTTCCAAAACCATTGGGGAATTTCTGGATGCCTGCTCCGTTGTGATCATGGAGCATTGCGGGGGTGCTTCCGGCCCTATCTGGGGCTTTGCCTTCAAATATGCCGCCAAGGCCGCCGGAGAAACCACCAGCCTGACCCTGCCCGCCTTCGCCGATATCATGCAGGCCGCTGTGGAGGGTGTGCAGACCACCGGCAAGCGTTCCTTTGGCCGGGGTGCTGTTGTGGGCGACAAAACCCTTATCGATGCCCTTGTTCCCTGCGCCGATGCATGGAGCGAGGCCGCTCGTAAGGGAGATAGCTTGATGGAAACCTTCAAAAATGCTGCACAGGCCGCTGTGCAGGGTGCCGATAAAACCAAGGAAATCGTGGCCCGCATGGGCCGTGCTGGAACAGTGGGAGAGCGGAGCCTTGGCTATCCCGATGCAGGAGCTCATGCTCTGGGCGTAATCTTCACCCAAATCGGCGAAGCTCTCCGGTAA
- a CDS encoding S41 family peptidase: MRKIKLVQLTAFFMALLLLCSCSADWKQQWSLASRVPEESESSLSSSEPEETFQYSLDQRLPSILRQQIIASRRQVFAPIDDAVKKQVELYLTPDLELETDLQIARSLTEGVGSFDEAVLEMPKKLSHAEAKEEIEFLFSYLKYGYCGYGYLGGDAVFNTAKEKMLAALAQQKDPVDLFTYKYDILIEFLEPIIVDSHFVVDSESFSTAHTHRYYSFNEELLFEQEGNEFITTLDGTRLTLTAVEGKPPEEFLRLILTQEGTPAWAIGITHVEPGEYSSLTLTLRNENGDPLEHSLPLQQADTEYTKALRKQSAGYNRYEREGISILENRRLYAEDNDPLNDADPQLTAFTEEAATLSTEPVLILDLRGNPGGNDSYAFKWIQNYAGLFEPGNYASINVSLLTNTVYQSAGWIRTWLEDMFYEADQEGRIPGWTDVLYGSAKLVPNENVVFVLIDSGVASSAETFVAALQEMENVIIVGTSTSGMGTMGNIREIYLPKSRLCITCGFSLFLTPDLSPFEGKGYAPDLWAPPGESLERVLRFAANYELSQP; the protein is encoded by the coding sequence GTGCGCAAAATCAAGCTTGTTCAATTGACAGCCTTTTTTATGGCTCTTCTTCTTTTATGCTCCTGTTCAGCGGATTGGAAGCAGCAGTGGTCCTTGGCCTCCCGCGTTCCCGAGGAATCGGAAAGCAGTCTCTCGTCCTCCGAACCGGAGGAAACCTTCCAATACAGTTTGGATCAGCGCCTTCCCAGCATACTCCGCCAACAGATTATAGCCAGCCGCCGCCAAGTTTTTGCACCCATTGACGATGCGGTGAAAAAGCAGGTTGAGCTTTACCTTACTCCCGATCTGGAATTGGAAACCGACCTGCAAATTGCCCGTTCCCTTACAGAAGGAGTAGGCAGTTTTGATGAGGCGGTTCTGGAAATGCCCAAAAAGCTCAGCCACGCCGAAGCTAAAGAGGAAATTGAGTTTTTGTTTTCTTATTTAAAATACGGCTACTGCGGCTATGGTTATTTGGGCGGAGACGCTGTATTTAACACCGCAAAAGAAAAAATGCTGGCCGCTTTGGCTCAGCAAAAGGATCCGGTGGATCTGTTCACTTATAAATATGATATCCTCATTGAATTTCTGGAACCCATTATTGTGGATAGCCATTTTGTGGTGGATAGCGAGAGCTTTTCCACCGCTCATACACACCGTTATTACAGCTTCAACGAGGAGCTGCTCTTTGAGCAGGAAGGAAACGAGTTTATCACAACTTTGGATGGAACACGCCTGACCTTGACCGCCGTGGAGGGCAAGCCTCCTGAAGAATTCCTGCGCCTGATTCTGACCCAAGAAGGAACACCTGCATGGGCAATCGGCATCACCCATGTGGAGCCGGGGGAATATTCCAGCCTGACCCTGACCCTTCGGAATGAAAACGGCGATCCCTTGGAGCATTCTTTGCCTTTGCAGCAGGCGGATACCGAATATACAAAGGCCCTGCGGAAACAGTCAGCGGGCTATAACCGCTATGAGCGGGAGGGTATTTCCATCTTGGAAAACCGCCGCCTTTATGCGGAGGATAATGACCCTCTCAACGATGCTGACCCCCAGCTGACTGCCTTTACCGAGGAAGCCGCCACACTAAGCACTGAACCGGTGCTGATTCTGGATTTGCGCGGCAATCCCGGAGGAAACGATTCCTACGCTTTTAAATGGATACAGAATTATGCCGGCCTTTTTGAACCGGGCAATTATGCCTCTATCAATGTTTCGCTCCTGACCAATACGGTTTATCAAAGCGCCGGGTGGATTCGCACTTGGCTGGAGGATATGTTCTATGAAGCGGATCAAGAAGGCCGTATTCCCGGCTGGACCGATGTCCTTTATGGCTCCGCAAAGCTGGTTCCCAACGAAAATGTTGTTTTTGTTCTGATCGACAGCGGCGTGGCATCCTCAGCAGAAACCTTCGTGGCCGCCCTGCAGGAAATGGAAAATGTAATTATTGTTGGCACCAGCACCAGCGGCATGGGAACCATGGGGAATATCCGAGAGATTTATCTGCCCAAAAGCCGCCTTTGCATCACCTGTGGCTTTTCGCTGTTTCTGACACCCGATCTTTCTCCCTTTGAGGGAAAAGGTTATGCCCCAGATTTATGGGCTCCTCCCGGCGAAAGTCTCGAAAGGGTTCTTCGTTTTGCTGCCAACTACGAGTTAAGTCAGCCTTAA
- a CDS encoding manganese efflux pump MntP family protein produces the protein MSWIELFVFAVGVSMDAFAVAICLGLSMKKATLRKGMVVGLYFGLFQAIMPLAGYLLGAQFADYITAIDHWIAFVLLAILGGKMIVGSLKKEHEEASREEASLQFSAMLPLAVATSIDALAVGVSFAFLKVEVIPAVFFIGSVTFLLSMLGVKLGHICGAKLKQRAEFSGGGILVLMGLEILLEHMELIPF, from the coding sequence TTGAGTTGGATTGAACTGTTTGTATTTGCGGTGGGGGTATCCATGGATGCCTTTGCAGTGGCGATTTGCTTGGGGCTTTCCATGAAAAAAGCCACTCTGCGCAAGGGTATGGTAGTGGGGCTATATTTTGGCCTGTTTCAGGCGATTATGCCGCTTGCCGGATATCTGTTGGGTGCTCAGTTTGCCGATTACATTACAGCCATTGATCATTGGATTGCCTTTGTGCTTCTGGCAATTTTAGGTGGAAAAATGATTGTAGGCAGTCTGAAAAAAGAACACGAGGAAGCTTCCCGGGAAGAAGCCTCCCTCCAATTCTCAGCCATGCTCCCCTTAGCTGTAGCAACCAGTATTGATGCACTGGCTGTGGGTGTTTCCTTCGCCTTTTTAAAGGTGGAAGTCATTCCCGCCGTATTCTTTATCGGAAGTGTTACCTTCCTGCTTTCGATGCTGGGGGTTAAGCTGGGCCATATTTGTGGTGCCAAGCTCAAACAACGGGCGGAATTTTCCGGTGGCGGCATTCTTGTGCTGATGGGCCTGGAAATTCTGCTTGAACACATGGAGCTGATTCCCTTTTAA
- a CDS encoding IS110 family transposase, translating into MNAVGIDISKGKSMVSVLRPFGELVAKPYEVRHTSSELSELTKRLKSLEGETRVVLEHTGRYYEPVAQMLHDAGVFVSAVNPLLIKEYGNNSLRKVKTDKADALKIARYGLDNWAELRQHTPMDTIRYQLKSMNRQYGLYTKNKTALKNNLIALLDQTYPGVNALFESPVRADGSQKWVDFAASFWHVDCVRGIGQISFVERYRKWCKRHGYNFSTAKAAQIHAEAKELIAMLPKNPLSKVMVQEAITQLGTVSKTVEVFRAEMNRLAQELPEYEVVMGLYGAGKSLGPQLMAEIGDVRRFAHKGSLTAFAGVDPGANQSGSYEAKSTRSSKRGSPELRKTLFILMTILLQKAPPDDPVFQFLNKKRAEGKPYHVYMTAGCNKFLRIYYGRVKEYMNTLDKPVDMDSTGLSR; encoded by the coding sequence ATGAACGCAGTCGGGATAGATATTTCCAAAGGGAAAAGCATGGTGTCGGTTCTTCGTCCCTTTGGGGAGCTGGTGGCAAAGCCCTATGAGGTACGCCACACCTCCAGTGAACTCAGCGAGCTGACAAAGCGGCTGAAAAGTCTGGAGGGCGAGACGCGGGTGGTTCTGGAACACACGGGGCGGTACTATGAACCGGTGGCCCAGATGCTGCATGACGCCGGAGTTTTTGTCAGTGCGGTCAATCCGCTGCTCATCAAGGAATACGGGAATAACTCGCTCCGTAAGGTCAAGACGGACAAAGCGGATGCGCTCAAGATTGCCCGGTATGGCCTTGACAACTGGGCCGAATTGCGCCAACATACTCCTATGGATACGATTCGCTACCAACTGAAAAGCATGAACCGGCAATATGGTCTGTACACCAAGAACAAGACGGCGCTGAAGAACAATCTCATTGCCCTGCTTGACCAGACCTACCCCGGAGTCAACGCCCTCTTTGAAAGCCCCGTTCGTGCGGATGGCAGCCAGAAGTGGGTGGATTTCGCCGCGTCCTTCTGGCACGTGGACTGCGTAAGGGGTATAGGACAGATCTCCTTCGTGGAGCGTTACCGCAAGTGGTGCAAGCGGCACGGATACAATTTCAGTACCGCCAAAGCTGCCCAGATTCACGCGGAAGCGAAAGAACTGATTGCCATGCTGCCGAAAAATCCGCTGTCCAAAGTGATGGTGCAGGAAGCAATTACACAACTGGGTACCGTTTCCAAAACCGTGGAGGTGTTCCGCGCGGAGATGAACCGGCTCGCACAGGAGCTTCCTGAATACGAAGTGGTTATGGGGTTGTATGGTGCCGGAAAATCTCTCGGGCCGCAGCTTATGGCGGAGATTGGCGATGTTCGCCGCTTTGCACACAAGGGCTCCTTGACGGCCTTTGCAGGGGTTGACCCGGGCGCAAACCAGTCCGGAAGCTACGAGGCGAAAAGCACGCGTTCGTCAAAGCGGGGCTCTCCGGAACTGCGAAAGACGCTCTTTATCCTCATGACAATCCTGCTGCAAAAAGCGCCCCCAGACGACCCTGTGTTTCAGTTTTTGAACAAAAAACGAGCCGAGGGTAAGCCCTATCATGTCTACATGACCGCTGGCTGTAACAAATTCCTGCGTATTTACTACGGCAGGGTAAAGGAATACATGAATACTCTGGACAAGCCTGTGGATATGGATTCCACTGGGCTATCTCGCTAA
- a CDS encoding glycine betaine ABC transporter substrate-binding protein, with protein MIRIRKIAATVMMVTVLLASLAGCGSKDKVTVGAKNYTESLLTGEIIAQLLEAKTDLKIERKYNLSAAVSFEAIKSGEIDIVPEYTGSALIHYLKKEPITDPDESYRVVKEEYEKQFGLVWLEDFGFNNTYANAVRKDFAEANGIKTFSDLAPFTPELIFGAEHGYLDRTDGYYPMCELYGYDFKDTLQMDVGLIYKSLNQGEVDVANVYTTDGLLYEYDLVVLEDDKNFYPSYYCAPVVRQDTLTAHPEIAETLQVLKDCTTAEDMVRYNYMVDGEKLSIEKVAATFIEEKGLLK; from the coding sequence ATGATCAGGATTCGAAAGATAGCGGCAACGGTAATGATGGTGACCGTATTACTGGCCTCTCTTGCGGGGTGCGGTTCTAAGGATAAGGTGACGGTGGGTGCAAAAAACTACACCGAAAGCCTGCTGACCGGTGAAATTATTGCGCAGCTTCTGGAAGCTAAAACCGATCTGAAAATCGAACGAAAATATAACCTTTCGGCAGCAGTAAGCTTCGAAGCCATTAAGAGCGGTGAAATTGATATTGTTCCAGAATACACTGGCAGTGCACTGATCCACTACTTGAAAAAAGAGCCAATCACCGATCCCGACGAATCTTATCGGGTGGTTAAAGAGGAATATGAAAAGCAGTTCGGCCTTGTATGGTTGGAGGATTTCGGCTTCAACAATACCTATGCCAATGCTGTCCGTAAGGATTTTGCCGAAGCCAACGGCATCAAAACCTTTAGCGATCTGGCTCCCTTTACTCCTGAGCTGATCTTTGGAGCTGAGCACGGCTATTTAGACCGTACCGATGGATATTACCCCATGTGTGAGCTGTATGGCTATGATTTTAAAGATACGTTACAAATGGATGTAGGACTGATTTATAAGTCGCTGAATCAGGGTGAGGTGGATGTTGCCAATGTATACACCACCGATGGCCTGCTTTATGAATACGATCTGGTCGTCTTGGAGGATGACAAGAATTTCTACCCTTCTTATTACTGCGCCCCTGTGGTTCGGCAGGATACCTTAACCGCACATCCTGAAATTGCAGAGACACTGCAGGTCTTAAAAGACTGCACCACCGCAGAGGATATGGTGCGTTACAACTATATGGTGGATGGAGAAAAGCTTTCCATTGAAAAGGTCGCCGCTACCTTTATTGAAGAGAAGGGTTTGCTGAAATAA
- a CDS encoding ABC transporter permease, giving the protein MTELVVKSFSHLLLSWGGVAFAAVIGILLGILLTRVPVLSGPVLGLSEILQTVPSLAMLAILMMTFGLGDTTAIMAIFLYSLLPIVRNTYTAIRGVDAALLEAARGMGMSKLQMLLQVELPNALPLILSGIRVSLITAYGIVTIAVLVGGGGLGGYIYRGTQTADTAMVLMGAIPICAMAVGTDFLLNRLERKMIRR; this is encoded by the coding sequence ATGACAGAACTAGTGGTCAAATCTTTTTCTCATCTTCTGCTTTCTTGGGGCGGGGTCGCCTTTGCGGCTGTAATCGGTATCCTGTTGGGGATTCTGCTTACCAGAGTTCCGGTTTTATCCGGCCCGGTGCTGGGGCTTTCCGAAATTTTGCAGACTGTGCCCTCACTGGCTATGCTGGCGATTCTCATGATGACCTTTGGGCTGGGGGATACCACCGCCATTATGGCCATTTTCCTCTATTCGCTGCTGCCTATTGTGCGCAACACCTATACAGCAATCCGGGGTGTTGATGCGGCCCTGCTGGAGGCAGCCAGAGGCATGGGGATGAGCAAGCTGCAAATGCTTCTTCAGGTGGAGCTTCCCAACGCTTTGCCGTTGATTCTTTCCGGTATCCGGGTCTCGCTGATTACGGCCTACGGTATTGTGACCATTGCTGTTTTGGTAGGCGGGGGTGGACTGGGCGGTTATATTTACCGGGGAACCCAGACAGCGGATACGGCTATGGTTCTTATGGGAGCCATTCCCATCTGTGCCATGGCAGTGGGAACCGACTTTCTGCTAAACCGCCTGGAAAGGAAAATGATACGACGATAA
- a CDS encoding ABC transporter permease, with product MSELAAFVQKNWSTLLRALEVHIRLSFSAVALGICIAVPLGILLTRFPKAARQVLAIVGVFQTIPSMVMFGLAIPLLGIGSKTALVVLVIYSILPILQNTYTGIAEVPRQYTEAAKGMGMNTLQALGRVEIPLALPVIVSGIQLSAVYIISWATVAALVGAGGLGDIIYTGIMTYNYPMIVMGATPACILAVLTSLVIGRLVQAVTPRGLKIQRERG from the coding sequence ATGAGTGAGCTGGCTGCTTTTGTGCAAAAAAACTGGAGTACACTGCTTCGGGCGCTGGAGGTTCATATCCGGCTTTCCTTTTCGGCAGTCGCACTGGGAATCTGCATTGCCGTTCCTCTGGGTATTCTTTTGACACGCTTTCCCAAGGCCGCCCGTCAGGTGCTGGCCATTGTGGGGGTATTCCAGACCATTCCCAGCATGGTTATGTTTGGTTTGGCGATCCCACTGCTGGGCATTGGTTCCAAAACAGCGCTGGTGGTGCTGGTGATTTATTCCATTCTGCCGATTCTGCAAAATACCTATACCGGTATCGCAGAGGTGCCCCGCCAATATACCGAGGCTGCCAAGGGCATGGGCATGAATACCCTGCAAGCCTTGGGCAGAGTTGAGATTCCTTTGGCGCTGCCGGTGATTGTTTCGGGCATTCAGCTTTCTGCGGTTTACATCATCAGCTGGGCCACTGTTGCGGCCTTAGTGGGAGCCGGGGGGCTGGGGGATATTATCTATACCGGCATTATGACCTATAATTACCCCATGATTGTAATGGGGGCCACACCGGCCTGTATTCTGGCTGTTCTGACCAGTCTGGTCATCGGCCGTCTGGTGCAGGCGGTAACGCCCAGAGGCCTGAAAATTCAGCGGGAAAGGGGATAA
- a CDS encoding ABC transporter ATP-binding protein: MICFEHVSKSYGDALILNDLNLEIVTGEFTVLIGPSGCGKTTTLKTINRLINPDKGKIFIDGKDTAQMDRVKLRRTIGYVIQQIGLFPNMTVEQNICVVPRLLKYDKEKSRQIVHELMELVNMPYDQYAGKYPSELSGGQQQRIGVLRALAGSPPIVLMDEPFGALDPMTRSVLQDEVRRLQRKLNKTIVFVTHDMDEALNMADKIIFMDKGRIVQMATPEEMLKKPANDLVRSFMGKRNTENELLPQTAADFMRENIITVYNNRGIREAVDLMARRNVDTLIVKNPDDTYAGTVSIQSIRSEGKGHKTIEPLVQQTNMTSYIDEDAQACFDKLLSGHDNYVVVLNRDNTVAGIVTKTSMARALADAVWGEDTDE, encoded by the coding sequence TTGATTTGCTTTGAGCATGTCAGCAAAAGCTATGGGGATGCACTGATTTTGAATGACCTGAATCTTGAAATTGTAACAGGCGAATTTACAGTGCTCATAGGCCCCAGTGGCTGTGGAAAAACCACTACACTAAAAACCATCAATCGCCTTATTAATCCGGATAAAGGCAAAATTTTTATTGATGGCAAGGATACGGCCCAGATGGATAGGGTCAAGCTGCGGCGTACCATTGGGTATGTAATTCAGCAAATCGGCTTGTTCCCCAACATGACGGTGGAGCAAAATATTTGCGTAGTACCCAGGCTGCTGAAATACGATAAGGAGAAAAGCCGCCAAATTGTTCACGAGCTGATGGAGTTGGTGAACATGCCCTATGATCAATATGCGGGCAAGTATCCCTCGGAGCTTTCGGGCGGGCAGCAGCAGCGCATTGGGGTTTTGCGGGCTTTGGCAGGTTCTCCCCCCATTGTTCTTATGGATGAGCCTTTTGGTGCCTTAGACCCCATGACCAGAAGCGTTTTGCAGGATGAGGTCCGGCGGCTCCAGCGCAAGCTGAACAAAACCATTGTGTTTGTCACCCACGATATGGATGAAGCCCTGAATATGGCCGATAAGATTATCTTTATGGATAAGGGCCGCATCGTGCAGATGGCCACCCCGGAGGAGATGCTCAAAAAGCCTGCCAATGATCTGGTTCGCAGCTTTATGGGCAAGCGCAATACGGAAAATGAGCTGCTTCCCCAGACCGCCGCTGATTTTATGCGGGAAAACATCATTACCGTATACAACAACCGCGGTATCCGGGAGGCTGTTGACTTAATGGCACGCCGCAATGTGGATACTCTCATTGTGAAGAATCCGGATGATACCTATGCGGGAACTGTTTCGATTCAGAGCATCCGCAGCGAGGGTAAGGGACATAAAACCATCGAGCCTCTTGTGCAGCAAACCAACATGACCTCGTACATAGATGAAGATGCCCAAGCCTGTTTTGATAAGCTGCTTTCCGGCCATGATAACTATGTTGTGGTGCTTAACCGAGATAATACCGTTGCCGGTATCGTAACCAAAACCAGTATGGCCAGAGCGCTGGCCGATGCTGTATGGGGGGAGGATACCGATGAGTGA
- the spoVAE gene encoding stage V sporulation protein AE: protein MSVFLEYLKAFLVGGAICAVGQVLIDYTKMTPARILVTFVVAGVALQAFGLYQPLVDFAGAGASVPLLGFGHLIAKGTLTAVQEKGLLGALTGGLTASSGGIAASILFGLLIALIFKPKEKS from the coding sequence ATGTCTGTTTTTTTGGAATATCTCAAGGCCTTTTTGGTAGGTGGGGCTATTTGCGCTGTTGGTCAGGTTCTGATTGATTACACCAAGATGACCCCGGCACGCATACTGGTAACCTTTGTGGTTGCCGGGGTGGCTCTGCAGGCCTTTGGGCTTTATCAGCCTCTGGTGGATTTCGCCGGGGCAGGCGCTTCGGTGCCGCTTTTAGGCTTTGGCCATCTCATTGCCAAGGGAACCTTGACGGCTGTGCAGGAAAAAGGACTCCTTGGCGCTCTTACAGGAGGCTTGACTGCTTCTTCAGGTGGAATCGCCGCCTCTATTCTGTTCGGATTGCTGATTGCATTGATTTTTAAGCCCAAGGAAAAAAGCTGA
- the spoVAD gene encoding stage V sporulation protein AD, producing MATKAGKRTIRLDSSPCVLSYASVASKKESEGPMAKYFDIVNVDSFFGQQSWEKAESRMQQLVAEKALEKAGLSPDKVDMIFAGDLLNQCIGSHYGLRELGIPLSGLYSACATMAQSLAMAAMMVEGGLCATTMAVTSSHFCSAERQFRFPLEYGGCRTPSAQWTVTGAGGAVIGQGTAPPYVRAVTIGTIEDKEIKDINNMGAAMAPAAASTLTNFFSDTLTGPDNYDLIITGDLAMVGSDLLQQLMKREGYDLSKKHSDCGLLIYDRDTQNVQAGGSGCGCSATVLCSYILPAIREGRLRNVLFIATGALMSTVSVQQGESIPCIAHLVHLSADPN from the coding sequence ATGGCGACAAAAGCAGGCAAACGCACCATTCGGCTGGATTCCAGCCCTTGTGTGCTGTCCTATGCCTCTGTGGCCTCCAAAAAAGAATCCGAGGGGCCAATGGCCAAATACTTTGATATAGTCAATGTTGATTCCTTTTTTGGCCAGCAATCGTGGGAAAAGGCCGAAAGCCGGATGCAGCAGCTGGTGGCGGAAAAAGCACTGGAAAAAGCAGGCCTTTCTCCGGATAAAGTGGATATGATTTTTGCGGGAGATTTGCTCAACCAGTGTATTGGTTCCCACTATGGCCTGCGGGAGCTGGGAATTCCCTTATCGGGACTTTACAGCGCCTGTGCCACCATGGCCCAGAGCTTGGCCATGGCTGCAATGATGGTAGAAGGAGGGTTGTGTGCCACCACCATGGCCGTGACCTCTTCACATTTCTGCTCCGCTGAGCGGCAATTCCGTTTTCCATTGGAATACGGCGGCTGCCGGACTCCTTCCGCCCAGTGGACAGTAACCGGTGCGGGTGGCGCAGTGATAGGGCAGGGAACCGCTCCGCCTTATGTCCGTGCGGTGACCATCGGCACCATTGAAGATAAGGAAATCAAAGATATCAACAACATGGGTGCGGCCATGGCCCCGGCGGCGGCCAGCACTCTCACCAATTTTTTCAGCGATACTCTTACCGGGCCGGATAACTACGATCTGATCATCACCGGCGATTTGGCCATGGTGGGAAGTGACCTGTTGCAGCAGCTGATGAAGCGGGAAGGCTATGATCTGAGCAAAAAGCACTCGGACTGCGGCTTGTTGATTTATGACAGGGATACCCAGAATGTGCAGGCAGGAGGCTCCGGCTGCGGATGCAGTGCCACAGTGCTTTGCTCTTATATTCTGCCAGCCATCCGGGAGGGAAGACTGCGGAACGTTTTGTTTATCGCCACAGGTGCGCTTATGTCCACGGTCAGCGTCCAGCAGGGAGAGAGTATCCCCTGCATTGCTCATCTGGTTCACCTGTCTGCCGACCCCAATTAG